A portion of the Kwoniella newhampshirensis strain CBS 13917 chromosome 1, whole genome shotgun sequence genome contains these proteins:
- a CDS encoding trehalose-phosphatase, which produces MDSMHPDPAPAIPPSLSELKAQIARLEAAHKAKGLPLSGRIIHVMHHLPVEIVRIVPAESLEGNGGSVLQPPMTPEFKPEDVQATVESADAKWRIHSRTAHPALVSGIKSLSETHDQILVAWTGEVLLQPDTNTSPQMGHQSTFPSIAANLLAPFSNTNDANNVPPPSSEGPLMVFGGEFNNDEKKEVETELERFTEVETDVEKGGRLKYVPVFLPPDVSKGHYEGFCKKTLWPLFHYLLWLDSTANVPSPDPSWLAYHKTNQMFAQRVAEVYKPGDLIICHDYHLLLAPKMIRESLGQVFHPNAGWGTAHPSPALHNEKRKGFDWETSQGATPTNDKTKSEKIGGMLSHVGSALGQHLSVGGEHEQGTPIEVMIGMFMHTPWPSSEIFRCLPTRREILDGMLGANLVSFQTYSYSRHFVSTCIRVCGYESTTGGVDANGQVTAVGYCPIGLDVKRVIHERDLPGVIPKMEALKQLYKDKKIVVGREKLDVAKGVYNKLQAFEKFLQVYPEWRNKVVLIQVTTPALSESPKLERMTAELVSHINGTYGSLDFTPVHHYHQALEKDEYFGLLSVADLALITSLRDGMNTTSMEFILCQEKTFKSPLVLSEFMGTAASFASALQINPHDLLGVAHAINKGLTMSEAEKQERHAKSVEGVLGHTSHTWASTILKQLLENVGGEHTAHQTPALDVQKFASAYKKAKKRLLLFDYDGTLTPIVKVPSHAVPTERTRNAIQTLSDDPKNIVYLISGRDGDFLEEHWGHVAKLGMSAEHGSFVKQPGVEEFINMTEALDMSWMSEVEEIFKYYTERTTGSTIEVKKASITWHYRNSDPDFGEFQCKQCLDLLESSLAPRRPIEVLVGKKNLEVRPLAVNKGEIVKRLMYENPDADLIFCAGDDKTDEDMFRSLRTVFPPGGVQSDKPVIMKPPVAVTAAMDPEDAEELPDVELHIRPEQIFSTTVGPPAKKTLAGWHVTCPEEVVEALETLLGG; this is translated from the exons ATGGATTCCATGCACCCCGACCCTGCTCCCGCCATCCCGCCATCTCTCTCCGAGCTCAAGGCTCAAATAGCTCGACTTGAAGCTGCTCACAAGGCAAAGGGACTCCCCCTCTCCGGTCGAATCATCCACGTCATGCACCATCTTCCCGTCGAAATCGTTCGGATTGTTCCCGCCGAATCACTCGAGGGCAATGGCGGAAGTGTCCTTCAGCCTCCCATGACCCCAGAGTTCAAGCCGGAAGATGTTCAGGCCACAGTCGAAAGTGCCGATGCGAAATGGAGAATTCACTCCAGAACTGCCCATCCCGCTCTCGTCTCTGGTATCAAGAGCCTCTCTGAGACTCACGACCAAATCCTCGTTGCTTGGACCGGTGAAGTCCTCCTTCAGCCCGACACCAATACATCACCTCAAATGGGGCATCAAtccaccttcccctccaTCGCCGCCAACCTCCTGGCCCCTTTTTCCAACACTAATGACGCCAACAATGttccccctccttcctcagaAGGTCCCCTGATGGTCTTTGGCGGAGAGTTCAacaacgacgagaagaaggaggtcgagacCGAGTTGGAAAGGTTTACCGAAGTTGAAACAGATGTTGAGAAGGGCGGAAGATTAAAGTATGTTCCggtcttccttccacccGATGTGAGCAAAGGTCATTACGAGGGCTTCTGTAAAAAGA CTTTGTGGCCTCTTTTCCACTACCTCCTCTGGCTCGACTCCACCGCCAATGTTCCCTCTCCTGACCCCTCCTGGCTCGCCTACCACAAAACCAACCAAATGTTTGCCCAGCGTGTCGCCGAAGTTTACAAACCTGGTGACCTCATCATTTGTCACGActaccatctcctcctcgcgCCCAAGATGATCAGGGAGTCGCTGGGACAGGTTTTCCACCCCAACGCCGGCTGGGGAACCGCTCACCCCTCTCCTGCCCTTCAcaatgagaagaggaagggctTCGACTGGGAGACTAGTCAAGGTGCCACTCCCACCAACGACAAGACGAAATCAGAGAAGATTGGTGGGATGCTCAGTCACGTTGGCTCGGCTCTGGGACAACATCTGAGTGTTGGGGGAGAACATGAGCAGGGCACCCCGATCGAAGTGATGATTGGAATGTTCATGCACACACCCTGGCCTAGTTCTGAGATCTTCAGATGTCTCCCTA CTCGACGAGAAATCCTTGACGGCATGCTTGGTGCCAACCTTGTTTCTTTCCAAACCTACTCCTACTCTCGACATTTCGTCTCGACGTGTATCCGAGTTTGCGGTTACGAGTCCACTACCGGCGGTGTCGATGCGAACGGCCAGGTCACAGCGGTCGGCTACTGTCCAATCGGTCTTGACGTTAAGCGCGTGATTCACGAACGTGACCTCCCCGGTGTCATCCCTAAAATGGAAGCTCTCAAACAGCTCtacaaggacaagaagatcgTCGTGGGACGTGAGAAGCTGGACGTCGCCAAGGGTGTGTACAACAAGCTCCAGGCTTTCGAGAAGTTCCTGCAAGTCTACCCAGAATGGAGGAACAAGGTCGTTTTGATCCAGGTTACCACACCTGCTCTGTCCGAATCCCCCAAGCTCGAGAGAATGACAGCCGAGCTGGTCAGTCATATCAACGGAACGTACGGAAGTTTGGATTTCACCCCTGTGCATCATTA TCACCAAGcgctcgagaaggacgaatACTTCGGCCTGCTATCTGTTGCcgatctcgctctcatcaCTTCCCTTCGAGACGGTATGAACACCACCTCCATGGAATTCATTCTCTGTCAAGAAAAGACTTTCAAGTCACCCCTTGTCCTCTCAGAATTCATGGGGACAGCTGCGTCGTTCGCGTCTGCTCTCCAAATCAACCCTCATGACCTCCTTGGTGTCGCACATGCCATCAACAAGGGTCTTACGATGAGCGAAGCGGAAAAGCAAGAGCGACATGCGAAATCCGTTGAAGGTGTCTTGGGTCACACCAGTCACACTTGGGCGTCCACCATCTTGAAGCAATTGCTCGAGAATGTTGGCGGCGAGCACACCGCTCATCAAACCCCTGCTCTGGACGTGCAAAAGTTTGCCTCGGCGTACAAGAAAGCAAAGAagaggttgttgttgttcgACTACGAT GGCACTCTTACTCCCATCGTCAAAGTCCCATCCCATGCTGTCCCCACAGAGCGTACACGAAACGCTATTCAGACGTTGTCTGACGATCCCAAAAACATTGTCTATCTCATTTCCGGGCGAGATGGCGACTTCCTGGAAGAACACTGGGGTCACGTCGCCAAACTTGGCATGTCTGCGGAGCACGGATCTTTCGTGAAGCAACCAGGAGTCGAAGAATTCATCAACATGACCGAAGCTTTGGATATGAGCTGGATGAgcgaagtggaggagatttTCAAATACTATaccgag CGAACAACGGGAAGTACTATTGAGGTCAAAAAGGCATCCATCACTTGGCATTACAGAAATTCTGATCCCGACTTTGG AGAATTCCAATGTAAGCAATGTCTTGACCTTTTAGAAAGTTCATTGGCGCCCAGAAGACCGattgaag TCCTCgtcgggaagaagaacctGGAAGTTCGACCCCTGGCTGTGAACAAGGGTGAGATTGtgaagaggttgatgtACGAGAACCCCGATGCGGACTTGATTTTCTGTGCGGGTGACGACAAG ACCGACGAAGACATGTTCCGGTCGCTCCGAACCGTCTTCCCTCCCGGTGGAGTGCAGAGTGACAAGCCGGTGATCATGAAGCCTCCTGTGGCTGTTACAGCTGCCATGGATCCTGAGGACGCCGAGGAGCTTCCGGACGTGGAGTTGCATATTCGACCAGAACAAATCTTCTCCACGACTGTCGGACCACCTGCGAAGAAGACTCTGGCAGGATGGCACGTGACATGTCCAGAGGAGGTCGTCGAGGCATTAGAGACATTGCTCGGGGGATGA